In one Zobellia galactanivorans genomic region, the following are encoded:
- a CDS encoding type II toxin-antitoxin system ParD family antitoxin, which translates to MGKNTSISLGNHFEDFIREEVNSGRYSSVSEVIRSALRLLEHEEKKERELIKALEVGENSGFVEDFDPKQNLTELHRKHS; encoded by the coding sequence ATGGGAAAAAACACCTCAATATCACTCGGAAATCATTTTGAAGATTTTATCAGAGAAGAAGTAAATTCGGGTAGGTACAGTTCGGTTAGCGAAGTAATTCGTTCAGCGCTACGTTTGCTAGAACATGAAGAAAAAAAGGAAAGAGAACTGATTAAAGCCCTCGAAGTTGGAGAAAATAGCGGATTTGTGGAAGATTTTGACCCAAAACAAAACCTGACTGAATTACATCGCAAACACTCATGA
- a CDS encoding WG repeat-containing protein, which produces MKKIFQLIALFLITSCNSQSKEIIPFETDKGWGYKQDGEIIIQPKFGIASEFTDCGIAAVGDSVNGNYFIDKTGKKLNIPVLKMGNFIDDFHEGFARFKKNEKLGFINQCGKIVVEAKFESVTPFKNKIAIVRRGFEVIENGPYKTQKGGKYGAIDKTGNLIIPYEFDFISEFSDNNTANAKVGNKDVIINSKGKIIK; this is translated from the coding sequence ATGAAAAAAATCTTTCAATTAATAGCACTTTTCTTAATTACAAGCTGTAATTCGCAGTCGAAGGAAATTATACCATTTGAAACCGATAAAGGTTGGGGGTATAAACAAGATGGGGAAATTATAATTCAACCTAAATTTGGAATAGCTAGTGAATTTACTGACTGTGGTATTGCAGCCGTTGGAGATAGTGTAAATGGAAATTATTTTATTGACAAAACTGGAAAAAAATTAAATATACCTGTTTTAAAAATGGGAAATTTTATTGATGATTTTCATGAAGGTTTCGCCAGATTTAAGAAAAATGAAAAACTAGGATTTATAAACCAATGCGGAAAAATAGTTGTCGAGGCTAAATTTGAAAGTGTTACTCCCTTCAAAAATAAAATCGCTATTGTACGAAGGGGATTTGAAGTCATTGAAAACGGTCCCTATAAAACACAAAAAGGAGGCAAATACGGAGCAATTGATAAAACGGGAAATTTGATTATACCTTATGAATTTGATTTTATTTCTGAGTTTTCTGATAACAATACTGCGAATGCAAAAGTTGGCAACAAAGATGTCATCATCAATTCAAAGGGTAAGATAATAAAGTGA
- a CDS encoding TonB-dependent receptor encodes MEKCTGMGTYSAHSLKLNLRMKLSAILIMLSIFSVQANGYAQKTKISLDLNEVEIRRVFEEIESMTDFKFLYNNQKLDIKKLVSVKVTNQPVAKILDILFKGTPIDYIILKKQIVIKVDASKAQTTRVVPEKSKVATVVQRQVQGVVLDANQEPLPGANIVEKGTTNGVTADFDGNFAINVANENAILVISYIGFATKEVSLKGQTSVSVQMEESASGLDEVVVVGYGTKLKGELTGSVSKVGDKIFEDRPVINTLDAMQGAMPGVTVTRSSGQPGREGYSINIRGASSIAGSSPLILIDGIPGDLNTINPNDIANVTVLKDAAASIYGARAADGVVMVTTKKGKKGRLSVNYSYNYGVNIPTYISEMTNTLQMAEMYDEGMRNIGQPGVTEEVFDKIRNNAAPEPGNGWMKYLENYPGFYGSHDWLKDIYGTGTQSMHNLSISGGEENHDYLISAGYKSNDGVITHGVSKSDLYNLRVNFGFNLFKNKLKVNLRTAFDNNVVKEPSALGSAIESAHLMWSYAPTYTPDGQFYWYQNYQNPVQLLEENGEKSSDLKKFQTNLKADLSITDDLKLVTQVGVNFEIYDSNASNRTFDLINWDDETFGTRNNPNSATYFNSKNTYGSYTAYLDYNKTLFDNHRINLMGGVSHEQNEYESQSITGYNFKSNDIFTLNLADRTDVAFMDYTGSLTDWALNSYFGRFSYSYNRKFFVDVTTRIDGSSKFAASERWSALFPAVSASYNLGEENFIKNSNTINDLKLRASWGQSGNQNLSFGNYDYIPLITVSGNYPLGSPNVGLPGAVASIASESRTWETIETSNIGIDFALFKSRLAGSFDYFVKKNSDMLVNVTLPATLGGTAPTLNIGDLETKGWDFSIGWSDTKGDFKYSISANVSDAKNKLTKLEGNDSYAEGLVSTRQGYPINSYFGFESNGFIQNQQQLDEYKKLENVPQNIGIGDAMYNDLDGDGKITAFGNPEAGTTGDMKYLGNTNPRYTYSSNISLSYKNFDFSMLFQGVGKRVGIREGVPSMPLYYVWHPSISYFHGKTWTPERTDAEFPRIIPGGVGWDELRDWNYKYSDRVVNKLSYLRVKSLVLAFNLPESICESLRLESFRLYTSADDLFTFSKGTWGNTYDPESLFAGRNKTYQNYPFTKTISLGVDLKF; translated from the coding sequence ATGGAAAAATGTACTGGCATGGGTACCTACAGTGCCCATTCGTTAAAATTAAATTTAAGAATGAAACTTTCGGCAATTCTTATAATGCTCTCTATTTTCTCCGTACAGGCTAACGGATACGCGCAAAAAACAAAGATCAGCCTTGACCTGAACGAGGTAGAAATACGCCGGGTCTTTGAGGAAATAGAGTCGATGACGGATTTTAAATTTCTTTATAACAACCAAAAATTGGATATAAAGAAATTGGTCTCGGTCAAGGTTACCAATCAGCCGGTAGCGAAAATATTGGACATACTCTTTAAGGGAACGCCCATTGATTATATCATCCTGAAAAAGCAGATCGTTATCAAGGTCGATGCTTCGAAAGCCCAAACAACACGGGTCGTGCCCGAGAAATCAAAGGTAGCCACGGTGGTCCAACGGCAAGTTCAGGGCGTTGTGTTAGATGCGAACCAAGAACCGCTTCCAGGGGCGAATATCGTAGAGAAGGGCACTACAAACGGGGTCACGGCCGATTTTGACGGTAATTTTGCCATAAACGTGGCCAATGAAAACGCCATACTTGTGATTTCCTACATAGGCTTCGCGACCAAGGAGGTCAGCCTAAAGGGACAGACTTCGGTAAGTGTACAAATGGAAGAAAGTGCCTCGGGTTTGGATGAAGTCGTTGTTGTGGGATACGGAACCAAGCTAAAAGGGGAATTGACAGGTTCGGTATCGAAAGTAGGCGATAAAATATTTGAAGACCGTCCGGTGATCAATACCTTGGATGCCATGCAAGGGGCCATGCCAGGGGTTACCGTAACCCGAAGTAGCGGGCAACCGGGTCGCGAAGGCTATTCCATAAATATTCGGGGCGCCTCGTCCATAGCGGGTAGTAGTCCTTTGATCTTGATCGATGGAATTCCCGGAGATCTCAACACCATAAACCCTAATGATATTGCGAATGTTACCGTTTTAAAAGATGCGGCAGCTTCGATCTACGGTGCGCGTGCGGCCGATGGGGTGGTGATGGTGACCACGAAAAAGGGAAAGAAAGGTCGCTTGTCGGTAAATTACTCCTATAACTATGGGGTCAATATTCCAACCTACATAAGCGAAATGACCAACACCTTGCAAATGGCGGAAATGTACGATGAGGGAATGCGAAACATCGGGCAGCCCGGGGTGACCGAGGAAGTATTCGATAAAATTAGAAACAACGCTGCGCCAGAACCGGGCAATGGGTGGATGAAGTATTTGGAAAACTACCCTGGCTTTTACGGCTCGCACGATTGGTTGAAGGATATCTACGGAACCGGAACCCAAAGCATGCACAACCTATCGATTTCAGGTGGGGAAGAGAATCATGATTACCTGATTTCGGCAGGCTACAAATCGAACGATGGTGTCATCACCCATGGTGTATCAAAATCGGACCTGTACAACCTCAGGGTGAATTTCGGCTTCAATCTTTTTAAGAACAAGTTAAAGGTAAACCTACGTACGGCATTCGACAACAATGTGGTTAAGGAACCATCGGCTTTGGGAAGCGCCATAGAAAGTGCACACCTGATGTGGAGCTATGCCCCTACATATACGCCCGATGGCCAGTTTTACTGGTATCAAAACTATCAAAACCCGGTGCAATTGTTAGAGGAAAACGGGGAGAAGAGTTCAGACCTAAAGAAATTTCAAACCAACTTAAAGGCCGACCTTAGTATTACCGACGATTTAAAGCTGGTAACCCAGGTAGGGGTGAATTTCGAAATATACGATTCCAATGCTTCTAATCGTACCTTCGATCTGATCAATTGGGACGATGAAACCTTCGGTACGCGAAACAATCCGAATTCCGCAACCTATTTCAATTCTAAAAACACCTATGGTTCATATACGGCATACTTAGATTACAATAAAACCCTGTTCGACAATCATCGCATTAATTTAATGGGTGGTGTCTCGCACGAGCAAAATGAATACGAAAGTCAAAGTATAACGGGCTATAACTTTAAATCGAACGACATATTTACCCTAAACCTGGCCGACAGGACCGATGTAGCCTTTATGGATTATACAGGGTCCTTGACCGATTGGGCATTGAATTCCTACTTCGGAAGGTTCAGTTATTCGTACAACCGTAAATTCTTTGTCGATGTAACCACAAGAATAGACGGAAGTTCAAAATTTGCGGCCAGCGAAAGATGGAGTGCCTTGTTTCCCGCCGTATCGGCTTCATATAATTTGGGAGAGGAGAATTTTATAAAGAATTCGAATACGATCAACGATTTAAAATTAAGGGCTTCTTGGGGCCAATCGGGGAACCAAAACCTAAGTTTCGGTAACTACGATTATATTCCCCTTATTACGGTATCGGGGAACTATCCTCTGGGCTCGCCCAATGTTGGTTTGCCAGGTGCGGTTGCCAGTATAGCCTCCGAATCGCGTACATGGGAGACGATAGAGACTTCCAATATCGGTATCGACTTTGCCTTGTTTAAATCAAGGTTGGCCGGTAGTTTCGATTATTTCGTAAAGAAGAACAGCGATATGTTGGTCAATGTAACCTTGCCGGCAACCCTCGGTGGTACGGCCCCTACATTGAACATCGGTGATTTGGAAACCAAGGGATGGGATTTCTCCATAGGTTGGAGCGATACCAAGGGCGACTTTAAGTATTCCATTTCGGCCAACGTGAGTGATGCCAAAAACAAACTGACCAAACTGGAAGGAAACGATTCCTATGCCGAAGGATTGGTGTCGACAAGACAGGGCTACCCCATAAATTCGTATTTCGGATTTGAATCCAACGGCTTTATCCAAAATCAACAGCAGTTGGACGAATACAAAAAATTGGAAAACGTTCCCCAGAATATCGGTATCGGTGATGCCATGTACAACGATTTGGACGGTGACGGAAAAATTACGGCATTTGGCAACCCCGAAGCGGGTACCACGGGCGATATGAAGTATTTAGGGAATACCAACCCGAGGTATACCTATTCTTCGAACATCAGTCTATCGTACAAGAATTTTGACTTTAGCATGCTCTTTCAGGGAGTGGGCAAGCGTGTCGGTATCAGGGAAGGTGTACCTAGCATGCCCTTGTACTACGTATGGCACCCTTCTATAAGTTACTTTCACGGAAAAACATGGACGCCCGAAAGAACCGATGCCGAATTTCCTAGAATCATCCCCGGTGGTGTAGGATGGGATGAACTAAGGGACTGGAACTACAAATATTCCGATCGGGTGGTAAACAAGCTTTCCTACCTAAGGGTTAAGTCCTTGGTACTTGCCTTTAACCTGCCAGAGTCCATCTGTGAATCATTGCGATTGGAGAGCTTTAGACTTTATACAAGTGCCGATGACCTTTTTACTTTTAGTAAGGGCACATGGGGCAATACTTATGATCCCGAAAGTTTGTTCGCGGGTAGAAACAAGACGTACCAGAATTACCCATTTACCAAAACCATTTCACTGGGCGTTGACCTGAAATTTTAA
- a CDS encoding OsmC family protein yields MKKHYYEIKVEWTGNEGNGTLNYKSFNRNHKIMADGKYDGIKGSSDPSFLGDKTRYNPEDLFLSSLSACHMLWYLHLCSVHKIVVTEYLDNATGLMEETKNGSGKFTEVTLNPKVKITDLNMIDKANELHGQANKMCFIANSCNFKIRHNPNTTAE; encoded by the coding sequence ATGAAAAAACATTATTACGAAATCAAAGTTGAATGGACAGGAAACGAGGGAAACGGAACTCTGAATTATAAATCTTTCAATAGAAACCATAAAATCATGGCTGACGGAAAATATGATGGTATTAAGGGTTCATCTGATCCATCATTTTTGGGAGATAAGACGAGATATAATCCTGAAGACCTTTTTCTATCTTCATTGTCAGCTTGTCATATGCTTTGGTATTTACATTTATGTTCAGTACATAAAATTGTAGTTACCGAATATTTAGATAACGCAACAGGACTTATGGAGGAAACTAAAAATGGAAGCGGAAAATTTACGGAGGTTACTCTAAATCCTAAAGTGAAAATCACGGATTTGAATATGATTGACAAAGCAAATGAATTACACGGACAAGCAAATAAAATGTGTTTTATCGCTAATTCTTGTAACTTTAAAATCAGACATAACCCGAATACCACTGCGGAATAA
- a CDS encoding tellurite resistance TerB family protein: protein MKTKNLEKAQFEAVEKKAIYVMAHEVVMADGTVHPGELEAMRQLQEDIDMDNDLINEAKNTTVDEALVSLHNMTFPKKKVLAQILENMAISDKHLHEKEMQLIIQTFKNIGIGEETE from the coding sequence ATGAAAACTAAGAATTTAGAAAAAGCACAATTTGAAGCCGTTGAAAAGAAAGCGATCTATGTTATGGCCCATGAGGTGGTAATGGCCGATGGGACCGTACATCCGGGCGAGCTTGAAGCTATGAGACAACTTCAAGAAGATATCGATATGGACAATGATTTGATCAATGAGGCCAAAAACACAACGGTTGACGAAGCATTGGTGTCCCTTCATAATATGACCTTCCCTAAAAAGAAGGTATTGGCACAGATTCTTGAAAATATGGCGATTTCCGATAAGCACTTACACGAAAAGGAAATGCAGCTGATCATCCAAACCTTTAAGAATATCGGTATTGGCGAAGAGACCGAGTAA
- a CDS encoding DKNYY domain-containing protein produces the protein MDDLVILDLFWDRQLVKDKSGREFEIFRGKDYDTDWVHLGHSYSKNSEWIYFYGDTCFEKELKNIDIASFSLIEANEAENTIYFKDKKAVYLKSYMCGFATLPNADPNDFQIVDIDNGYSTSGESDYWYEDKLPYALSEMIPINGCYQRVKDTIFFGHTRKVACDVDTFEQVHPKVQTLFKDKDHLYFKNEIVEGANPDTFEFLEECIGEDAPYYLECDIHYYAKDDKYAYFVNAPFGIKVIKTKDLKNFRFEVIDEIGYGRDSNYRYEKGRRKKIK, from the coding sequence ATGGACGATTTAGTAATCTTGGATTTATTTTGGGATAGACAACTGGTCAAAGATAAATCTGGCAGGGAATTCGAAATTTTTCGGGGGAAGGATTATGACACCGATTGGGTACATTTAGGACACAGTTATTCAAAGAACAGCGAGTGGATTTACTTCTATGGCGACACCTGTTTTGAGAAAGAACTTAAGAACATCGATATTGCCAGCTTTAGCCTAATTGAAGCAAATGAAGCCGAAAACACCATTTATTTTAAAGATAAAAAGGCCGTATACCTAAAAAGTTATATGTGCGGTTTCGCCACCTTGCCGAATGCAGACCCAAACGATTTTCAAATCGTAGATATCGATAACGGCTATTCCACTTCGGGGGAATCCGATTATTGGTACGAAGACAAATTGCCTTATGCGCTTTCCGAGATGATTCCGATCAATGGCTGCTATCAAAGGGTAAAAGACACCATATTCTTTGGCCATACCCGAAAAGTGGCTTGTGATGTCGATACTTTTGAGCAAGTCCACCCAAAAGTCCAAACCCTTTTTAAGGACAAAGACCATCTGTATTTTAAAAATGAAATAGTAGAAGGGGCCAATCCGGACACTTTTGAATTCTTGGAAGAATGCATAGGGGAGGATGCCCCATATTATTTGGAATGTGATATTCATTATTATGCCAAGGATGACAAGTATGCCTATTTTGTTAACGCACCCTTCGGCATCAAGGTAATAAAGACCAAGGATTTGAAAAACTTTAGGTTTGAAGTGATAGATGAAATTGGATATGGAAGGGACTCGAATTATAGATATGAAAAAGGAAGAAGAAAAAAGATAAAATAA
- a CDS encoding RagB/SusD family nutrient uptake outer membrane protein has translation MKKLYNYIILVVLLISGCTKDLDLYPLDSISDATFWETADDFKLASNNLYYSLSQQKIEADVESEIAYFTDNSISNGTYVVSDTDDKWNTPYTYIRQCNKIFAEAENSGKLEDADVKRFVAEAKFFRAWNYWMLFRLYGGVPLIKDVPDIDSEGLYDARATRKETVDFMLQDLTDATLDLPLKSSLASADVGRITKGAALSLKARIALFEGTWGKYHGTGDGGYLDVAIASASEVIDSNEFSLFTGKGAESYRYLFIEEGDDSPESILDSRYEVNVRGQNFSDRILGGEYIPTKKLADEYLCTDGLPIDKSDDFNGYDTRTSEYENRDPRMEMTFVRPGSSVVWSLFPEPIESWPFFPSRNGNTGYMTNKYRSENEFGNTTQQNQFGWDTHVIRYAEVLLIYAEALYEKNGSISDIDLDKSINVIRDRVGMLPLKNTFVSSNGLDMKEEIRRERTVELALEGYRYDDLRRWKIAEEVLPQTVLGIKIVGSQWGTDPIIINDDDKNIYLKEDYQSRTDANGFLIVEPSERRYFDEGKHYLRPLPTREININPKLEQNPGW, from the coding sequence ATGAAAAAGTTATATAATTATATTATTTTGGTTGTTTTGCTAATTTCCGGGTGTACCAAAGACTTGGATCTATATCCTCTTGACTCTATTTCAGATGCCACCTTTTGGGAGACTGCCGATGATTTTAAATTGGCTTCCAACAACCTTTACTATTCGCTGTCTCAGCAAAAGATAGAAGCCGATGTAGAGTCTGAAATTGCGTATTTTACCGATAATTCCATAAGTAACGGAACCTATGTGGTTTCCGATACCGATGATAAATGGAATACCCCTTATACCTACATTCGACAGTGCAATAAGATTTTTGCCGAAGCGGAAAATTCTGGAAAATTAGAGGATGCCGATGTAAAAAGATTTGTTGCGGAAGCTAAATTTTTCAGGGCTTGGAACTATTGGATGCTTTTTAGGTTGTATGGGGGAGTTCCCTTGATAAAGGATGTACCCGATATCGATTCGGAAGGATTATACGACGCAAGGGCCACAAGAAAGGAAACTGTCGATTTTATGCTACAAGACCTTACCGATGCTACCCTAGACCTGCCTTTAAAATCAAGTCTTGCTTCAGCTGACGTGGGTAGGATCACCAAAGGTGCCGCCCTATCATTAAAGGCTAGAATCGCCCTTTTTGAAGGAACTTGGGGGAAATATCACGGCACTGGTGATGGGGGATACTTAGATGTAGCCATTGCATCGGCCAGTGAGGTCATCGATAGTAATGAGTTCAGCTTGTTTACGGGTAAGGGTGCCGAAAGTTATAGATACCTCTTTATCGAGGAAGGAGACGACTCCCCTGAAAGTATATTGGACAGTCGCTATGAGGTGAACGTACGCGGTCAGAATTTCAGTGACCGTATTTTAGGTGGGGAATATATCCCTACCAAGAAATTGGCCGATGAATATTTATGTACCGATGGACTCCCCATCGATAAATCGGATGATTTCAATGGGTATGATACAAGGACTTCGGAATACGAAAACCGTGATCCCCGTATGGAAATGACCTTTGTCCGTCCCGGTAGTTCCGTGGTCTGGTCACTTTTCCCGGAACCTATTGAAAGTTGGCCATTTTTCCCGTCAAGAAATGGGAATACGGGGTATATGACCAACAAGTACAGATCTGAAAACGAGTTTGGGAATACCACCCAACAGAACCAATTCGGATGGGATACCCATGTGATTCGCTATGCCGAAGTATTGCTTATCTATGCGGAAGCCTTGTACGAAAAAAATGGTAGTATCAGTGATATCGATTTAGATAAGTCGATCAATGTGATCCGTGATAGGGTAGGGATGCTGCCTCTAAAAAACACCTTTGTTAGTTCGAACGGATTGGACATGAAGGAGGAGATACGAAGGGAGCGTACCGTTGAACTTGCCTTGGAAGGCTATCGCTACGACGACTTGCGAAGATGGAAGATCGCCGAGGAAGTTCTACCACAGACCGTCTTAGGTATCAAAATAGTAGGTTCACAATGGGGTACCGATCCTATTATCATCAATGACGACGATAAGAACATATATCTCAAGGAAGACTACCAGAGCCGAACCGATGCGAATGGCTTCCTTATCGTAGAGCCTTCCGAAAGGCGATATTTCGATGAAGGAAAACACTATTTGAGGCCCTTGCCCACAAGGGAAATCAATATAAACCCAAAGTTGGAACAAAACCCAGGTTGGTAA
- a CDS encoding FecR family protein — protein MKTMDIAPIIVKKLKDKLTDEERFYFDAWINDSEENRSLFRRLQAVKKRGGNVSEVLELDIEADWHRIVARSQLQKRKTQLRSFQRFPLKYAALLVVGLALGLGYLKYGDDTDSPVAPTDAITLQLGNGEVKVIAPNEIKSITNKKGSVLVKQVEEQLDYSIHREDTELSYNTLKVPYGKRFTLILSDSTVVHLNAGSSLKYPVKFIPGQNRQVFLSGEGYFNVYKDKRHPFVVSAGGMDVQVLGTQFNISSYKLDRKVSTVLVEGSVMLYPAQKGDKNGEGTLLQPGYKADWDKFYEQIEFEKVDTHTYTDWVKGVLVLKRTSFKQIIEKLQRHYNVTIENRYEKLNGQVFTATFDVETIDDVLNSFTLETPFEYQITDNHIIIFPPK, from the coding sequence ATGAAGACTATGGACATAGCCCCGATTATAGTTAAAAAACTAAAGGACAAACTTACCGATGAAGAACGGTTCTATTTTGATGCTTGGATAAATGATTCCGAGGAAAATAGATCTTTGTTTCGTCGCCTTCAAGCTGTTAAAAAGCGGGGAGGAAACGTTTCAGAGGTTTTGGAACTCGATATCGAAGCGGATTGGCACCGTATTGTAGCGCGTTCACAATTACAAAAAAGAAAAACACAGCTCCGTTCTTTCCAACGGTTTCCTTTGAAATATGCCGCACTGCTTGTTGTGGGACTGGCCTTGGGTCTGGGCTATTTGAAATACGGTGACGATACCGATAGCCCTGTGGCACCGACCGATGCCATTACCTTACAACTGGGCAATGGTGAAGTCAAGGTGATTGCCCCCAACGAGATAAAGTCCATTACCAACAAAAAGGGAAGCGTATTGGTAAAACAGGTAGAAGAGCAATTGGACTATTCCATACATAGGGAGGACACGGAACTTTCCTATAACACCTTAAAAGTGCCCTATGGTAAAAGATTTACGTTGATCTTATCCGATAGTACCGTAGTGCACCTCAATGCGGGGTCTTCCTTAAAGTATCCGGTCAAATTTATACCGGGGCAAAACCGACAAGTCTTTCTTTCGGGTGAAGGCTATTTCAATGTATACAAAGATAAAAGGCACCCATTTGTTGTAAGTGCCGGAGGAATGGATGTTCAGGTCTTGGGCACCCAGTTCAACATATCGTCTTATAAATTAGATAGAAAAGTAAGTACCGTTTTGGTGGAGGGGTCGGTAATGCTGTATCCCGCCCAAAAAGGAGACAAAAATGGGGAGGGAACTTTATTGCAACCCGGATACAAGGCCGACTGGGATAAGTTCTATGAACAAATAGAATTTGAAAAAGTCGATACCCATACCTATACCGATTGGGTCAAAGGGGTATTGGTACTAAAGCGTACTTCCTTTAAACAGATTATAGAGAAACTACAAAGGCATTATAACGTGACCATAGAGAATAGGTATGAAAAACTAAATGGCCAAGTGTTTACCGCCACCTTTGATGTAGAGACCATAGACGATGTTTTAAATTCCTTTACGCTCGAAACCCCTTTTGAATATCAAATAACAGATAACCATATTATCATTTTCCCACCAAAATAA
- a CDS encoding type II toxin-antitoxin system RelE/ParE family toxin produces MSKNKYRISKQAINDLNDIWVYTFNKWSKEQADRCYDLIIGEIEFIADNYQIGKSAEQTRKNYRVTKIKSHLIFYRKAENEIVEVLRILHQRMQIKKRLK; encoded by the coding sequence ATGAGTAAAAACAAATATCGAATCAGTAAACAAGCGATTAATGATTTAAATGATATTTGGGTCTATACTTTTAATAAATGGTCTAAAGAACAAGCGGATAGATGTTACGACTTAATAATAGGGGAAATTGAATTTATTGCGGACAACTATCAAATTGGCAAATCCGCTGAACAAACTCGAAAAAACTATCGAGTAACGAAAATCAAATCGCATCTTATTTTTTACAGAAAAGCCGAAAATGAAATTGTTGAAGTCCTTAGAATTCTACATCAGCGAATGCAAATAAAAAAACGACTGAAATAA
- a CDS encoding sigma-70 family RNA polymerase sigma factor: MKLTANSSLRKPVDTKEENGIRVEVQVIFKECYREFCLLSYSYVACMDQAKDIVQDVFVKILVKDQAAEILNLKAYIWRAVKNTSLKHLERSKKLEPLNQNALIIALEEEEPDDELRLKVQDALEKLPPQCKNVFELCVVKGQKYNSTADSLGISVNTVKTQMKKAYRILRSNLGNVHYTLFFFWIF; this comes from the coding sequence ATGAAACTAACAGCTAATAGCTCTTTACGGAAACCTGTGGATACCAAAGAAGAAAATGGTATACGGGTAGAGGTGCAGGTTATTTTCAAGGAATGCTATAGAGAGTTCTGTTTGTTGTCTTATAGTTACGTGGCTTGTATGGACCAGGCAAAGGATATTGTTCAAGATGTGTTCGTAAAAATCTTGGTCAAAGATCAGGCAGCCGAAATTCTAAACCTAAAGGCCTATATCTGGAGGGCCGTTAAGAATACAAGCCTGAAACATTTGGAACGTTCCAAAAAATTAGAGCCCTTAAATCAAAATGCCTTGATAATCGCCTTGGAGGAAGAGGAGCCGGATGATGAACTAAGATTGAAGGTGCAAGATGCGCTCGAAAAACTTCCTCCCCAATGCAAGAACGTTTTTGAACTTTGTGTGGTAAAGGGCCAGAAATACAATTCTACCGCCGATTCCTTAGGGATTTCGGTGAATACGGTAAAGACCCAAATGAAAAAGGCATATCGCATTCTGCGAAGTAATTTGGGAAATGTGCACTATACCCTCTTCTTTTTTTGGATTTTCTAG